CACCCCCAAGATCTAAAGCACGTGGCAGGCGCCAAGTTAAGGAACATAAAAATTCTTCCCAGGCCTCAGCCTCTGCTAAGACCGCTCCTCCAGATCCTCTGACCAAGAAGGCAGTGGTGTTGATACATTTCCTGCTTGAGAAGTTTAAGATGAAAGAGCCCATTAGGAGGGTAGATATGCTGAAGCTTTTTCACAAAAGGTACAAGACACGCTTCCCCGAGATCTTCAGGAGAGCAGCTGAGTGCATGGAGCTGGCCTTTGGCCTTGAATTGAAGGAAATCAAGCCGAATGGTTACTCCTATACCCTGGTCAGCAAGATAGGCCTTGTTAGTGATGAGGTGCTGAGCAGCAGCTGTGAGCTGCCGAAGAATGGGCTTTTGATGCCTCTGTTGAGTGTGATCTACCTGAATGGCAACCGCGCCTCTGAGGCTGATGTCTGGGAGTTCCTGAATGTTCTGGGCATCTATGATGGAAAGCAGCATGTAATCTTTGGGGATCCCAGGAAGCTCATCACGGAAGAATGGGTGCAGCAGAATTACCTGGTGTATCGTCAGATTCCCGACAGTGATCCCCTGAGCTATGAGTTCTTGTGGGGCTCAAGAGCCTACACTGAAACCAGCAAGATGAAGGTGCTGGAGTTTTTGGCCAAGATCAATAGTACCATCCCCGGTGCTTTCCCATTCCATTATGCAGAAGCTttgagagaagaggaaaagagatccTGAGGCAGATCTCTAGTTAGATCTCATGCTGCTGCCAGGGCCACTGCCCGCTCCAGGTTCCCACCCAGAGATCTGTCCAGTGCCCAGTGAGTTCTCAGGCAGCTTCTTCACTTCGTTTGACCGATACTGCCAACCTTTTAAGAAGTGAGAGGCTAAAGTAGGCCTGGAAAagtcataatatatattttctttgtgttcCTGTTTTACCCTGTTACCTTTCAAATGTTGTTGCGTGTCCTAGAATGTTTAGATTCAGAATCCAAGTTTACAAATGACAGTTTTGTTATTATCTGTCAGATCTAAGAGTAAGAGTTTTGGCACTGTGTAGTAGAATTCAGAAAATTCTTCATCATTTTTGGATCCAGAACAAGATAACATAGCTTTGGAATAGGAATTTTCTTGGAAATGTGAAAGAAGGTTGTTGTTTTAAAACAGATGAAAATCAAGTAAGCTGTAGTCAAGTTTTGATTTATGTTATTCACCTTCGTCTTAACATTCAGTAGTACCTTTAGCGATACACTTAGATGTTGTTAGTTTATTCAAGAAtgccaataaaaataaacaataagaaacTACATTCCTTGCTTGGTGGCTCCTTTATGCCCATCTTTACTTGAGCATCTGCTCTTCAGAAGCTTCTGTGCTGGTGAGGGTGATGCAAAGATAAAGGAGACCCTGCACCTGCCTGTAGATGTCTTGAGTATATGAGCAGTGATTCCATAAGGAAGGTGACAAAAAGCAGGGAGGAtgctggggagggagttgggatgAGAGCAGTGAGGTATAAGTTCTCTCAGCCTTTATTCTCTTAAACCAAAACTTTGAGGTTTGGTATTTTGGCCAAGGTCAATGGTAACATCCCCAGTGCCTTCCCACCCCATTATGAAGAGGCTCTGAGAGATGATGACGAGAGAGCCCGAGCTGCAGTCAGGGTTTGTAGTCGTGCCAAGGCCAGTGTGTGCTCCAAAGTCATGTCTAGCAGTCCCTCCAGCCCCTAGTGAGGTCTGAGGCAACTGTTTCACTGTGTTCCACCAACACTCCCAACCTTTTAAGTTGTGGGAGGCTAAGGTGGGGCTGGAAAGCTAATCATAATCTCCCATCT
Above is a genomic segment from Capricornis sumatraensis isolate serow.1 unplaced genomic scaffold, serow.2 scaffold52, whole genome shotgun sequence containing:
- the LOC138072485 gene encoding melanoma-associated antigen B1-like — encoded protein: MPRGQKSKRRAREKRRQARMETKDLGDAQAAASPAPTSGSAPPGPPTADAGQKPQGAEATSSPVAEASPPRSKARGRRQVKEHKNSSQASASAKTAPPDPLTKKAVVLIHFLLEKFKMKEPIRRVDMLKLFHKRYKTRFPEIFRRAAECMELAFGLELKEIKPNGYSYTLVSKIGLVSDEVLSSSCELPKNGLLMPLLSVIYLNGNRASEADVWEFLNVLGIYDGKQHVIFGDPRKLITEEWVQQNYLVYRQIPDSDPLSYEFLWGSRAYTETSKMKVLEFLAKINSTIPGAFPFHYAEALREEEKRS